The following coding sequences are from one Biomphalaria glabrata chromosome 8, xgBioGlab47.1, whole genome shotgun sequence window:
- the LOC106054625 gene encoding uncharacterized protein LOC106054625 isoform X2 yields MTGISQRQKRSDQLDLATIACGLLSYEAYGNYNDTTDNFNTFQQTDSIFHEHGSVMDANYFGNMCDVSSENLTSNTPSESMLHLDVHNLQTYPMNSLFIDSKDMQEPSSFVPSYLHSAQSSEHTALNGLSRDHSHHTSPKLLSQKPVHLNSYTTPNNSVLKSKPELLSTMRSKHNSGQLFAPDNCYNSLNQSSIGELWGNSNVTPETWALNQHLSHSPVNNTKLLDAANVESNLHSTSSSDVRSTQIKKRNRHSRKKRNKTTSECSGQGNYLPEIGVKEDRLVTGNSSVVDSYNIDHFGSLEPHGANTGSLVDPHKNRSEERLEDSVSRFIDSSAFSVKSSNNEMRSLPQGTELTCNNFLIENSGLPSPGLKSPDHDKSLSSMLDSKKQSNPDLVPAETWSGSHDNSLPYSYDPLDPLGWNVFLTNHFNSEPKTQRLKEKGHAADKKQSNVQSNSKPPWAESDNTAKPRVLKVSPSKSKSSRLLSKPRITVSPLSLTSTAFTSTAASDARQTGVINSQENKAVSMDHLVTLEAETCVIKTPGEFMSVGDRAKRRWPNGRISSINSAKDASPPAVVMSQAQIARGVSKVKPPLLAPEPDRDYRNRISIRGIKSPIDIIGMYVSEKHPVLVIIRGLPGSGKSYLARLLMEKASKMGSQGVILSTDDFFMKQDVYVYNKSDLGTAHDWNKQRALTYVKEGISPIIIDNTNTTLWEFLPYAELALNHKYDVQIMEPNTEWKSKVIELSRKNTHGVAKEHIVRMKERYEKVTLEALIKAAGASLKKKNGHSSVETQALISQPHQESQKVTHGIKPHLNVSHQGSLLQGPNLGAVYGESNKIIVPKKTSQKHLKANRQTVTASLQNTELGRNSQTPPWYQPMGSQPNMVHQVSPTNKHQEVTTGIEPDVKPQESDLPPLNSFHETFSEWCSAKGQRTRRSQKKVETVNKTEASPSKITPEFLSLSLKEAWGNLSNEKCVLIDKCVSASNTLKDVGSDVLSQLDSLSQAVKSLSVNDTNRSSKPLDASKDFNPTHEESCAGNVASNEKDIDVNIEDGYDDINDYIEDSPLNLVESSSHFDNSYSTGDSSIACCSSEESMVNKYNKDIFGVGGESEFTVDVLAQSEFPQLKLDIVTDQVTEEVVNTPATVVSAFEFNPRPAMNIQEEAVKYFMNPGSVSSSSSISTLSNESSDKDVDTTSSFIATSSLSTSSLSSADHNLMHDQPKTSSDACVDVDTNHVSSFAGSTVQTCYLASPLVSYTDSEEEDHSATDGLGVRESKHVEEGKTNPPHSDSNNMLLSSEHKNSAENSASSREQSPPSDRNSQIKPQKKKRQRKGRQTEPFIEDSLKAKSKLQNWSTFYKQHTDGLAPSEETPILEKMHPSSSPVSPLTETKASSTQSEPYIFSLLYKVNSSAFNKFQPIDLSLSNITLVNVSSSVNRRKSSKNEVILRKSGTMDRSTNTDDALEKEEIDLETLQNCFPEYSKRHLEEVMNLYHNDIEWVSSYLLEAPAFSDLVKDENSEDQLPPEKPKINTLKSLAELCSSVARHNNHLDQDDIEMKVIQAGENRLQKIESFGRSRLLSTERGQYYDSWEDRFVLEDFQGTVASKDCWSSSPMTHYNVDPPNYNIFSNIAKTPNNDVETSSNSSREDNLVSYCILSGRGGDTTTDPTDQPYQTEAKTSQDMPVLPINLIRSLEQLYGSLDLPLDNEGFTLDDKTARKIHKCLKLFSVKKVIKVTPDIKERQLKNDEALARALQEKENAKSASKNTQKTSLNQNHSVPGWTNQRPPWMYESTNSPSSEMKISGNNSSSLNLNRPGSVADTLNLLRGTVGKKVKPFKFQKKMPRIAMKSVWSGVKRRHQADSLLSIMEEEKAREESQKEQIIRVVCTLKSCMYFKELFVTLSSVLVKPAFYF; encoded by the exons ATGACTGGTATAAGTCAACGGCAGAAGCGATCAGATCAGTTAGATCTTGCAACAATTGCTTGTGGTTTATTGTCTTATGAAGCATATGGAAATTACAATGATACCACAGATAACTTTAATACCTTTCAGCAAACAGACTCAATATTTCATGAACATGGTTCAGTTATGGATGCTAATTATTTTGGGAACATGTGTGATGTTTCTTCTGAAAATTTAACTTCTAACACACCCAGTGAATCAATGTTACATCTAGATGTACATAACTTACAGACTTATCCTATGAATAGTTTGTTCATTGATAGTAAAGACATGCAAGAGCCATCAAGTTTTGTGCCTTCATATTTGCATAGTGCCCAAAGCTCTGAACATACAGCTCTAAATGGTCTTTCTAGGGATCACTCACATCATACGTCACCAAAACTTCTCAGTCAAAAGCCTGTACATCTAAATTCATATACGACTCCCAATAACAgcgttttaaaatctaaaccAGAGCTTTTGTCCACCATGAGAAGCAAACATAATAGTGGGCAGTTATTTGCACCTGACAATTGTTACAATAGTCTCAATCAGTCCAGCATTGGTGAGCTCTGGGGGAATAGCAATGTGACACCAGAAACATGGGCCCTGAATCAGCACTTATCTCATAGCCCTGTAAATAACACTAAACTTTTAGATGCAGCCAATGTCGAGTCCAATTTACACAGCACTAGTAGCAGTGATGTTAGATCAACACAGATCAAGAAAAGAAATAGACATTCgaggaagaaaagaaacaaaacaacatctgaGTGTAGTGGTCAGGGCAATTATTTACCTGAAATTGGTGTGAAAGAAGATAGATTAGTGACTGGAAATAGCAGTGTGGTCGATTCATATAATATTGATCATTTTGGCTCATTGGAGCCACACGGAGCTAACACTGGCTCTTTAGTGGACCCTCATAAGAATAGATCAGAAGAAAGGCTGGAAGACAGTGTGAGtcgttttattgattcaagtgcTTTTTCAGTAAAGTCTAGTAATAATGAAATGAGAAGTTTACCACAAGGTACAGAACTTACTTGTAATAATTTTCTAATAGAAAATTCTGGGTTGCCTTCTCCTGGTCTCAAGTCCCCTGATCATGATAAGAGCCTATCATCAATGTTGGATAGCAAAAAACAATCTAATCCAGATCTAGTACCTGCTGAAACTTGGTCTGGTAGTCATGACAACAGCCTTCCTTACTCTTATGACCCACTTGACCCATTGGGCTGGAATGTTTTTTTAACCAATCATTTCAACTCTGAACCTAAGACTCAGAGGTTAAAAGAAAAAGGTCATGCAGCTGATAAGAAACAGTCAAATGTACAGTCAAACTCTAAGCCTCCTTGGGCAGAAAGTGACAACACAGCCAAGCCACGCGTATTGAAAGTATCTCCATCAAAATCTAAGTCAAGTAGACTTTTATCTAAACCTAGAATTACAGTATCCCCTTTGTCTCTGACTTCTACAGCATTCACTTCAACAGCAGCATCAGATGCTAGGCAGACAGGAGTGATTAATTCTCAAGAAAATAAAGCAGTCAGCATGGATCACCTAGTTACTTTGGAGGCTGAAACCTGTGTCATAAAAACACCCGGTGAATTTATGAGTGTTGGTGACAGGGCCAAAAGGAGGTGGCCCAATGGACGCATATCAAGTATCAACTCTGCTAAAGATGCCTCACCTCCTGCAGTTGTGATGTCTCAGGCTCAAATAGCTCGAGGGGTCAGTAAAGTGAAGCCTCCATTGCTGGCACCAGAGCCTGACAGGGACTACAGGAATAGGATAAGCATACGTGGCATCAAGTCTCCCATTGATATCATAGGCATGTATGTTTCAGAAAAGCATCCAGTGCTGGTAATAATTAGAGGATTACCAGGAAGTGGGAAGTCCTATCTGGCAAG GTTACTAATGGAAAAGGCTTCTAAAATGGGCAGTCAGGGTGTCATCCTTTCTACTGATGATTTTTTCATGAAACAGGATGTGTATGTCTACAACAAAAGTGATTTGGGCACGGCGCATGATTGGAATAAACAGAGAG CACTTACCTATGTTAAAGAGGGTATATCACCAATCATTATTGACAATACAAACACAACTCTCTGGGAATTCCTGCCCTATGCTGAACTA GCTTTAAACCACAAGTATGATGTTCAGATTATGGAGCCAAACACTGAATGGAAGTCTAAAGTCATAGAACTGAGTCG TAAAAACACTCATGGCGTGGCTAAGGAGCACATAGTCAGGATGAAGGAAAGATATGAAAAAGTCACACTTGAAGCTCTCATTAAGGCTGCTGGCGCatctttaaa AAAGAAGAATGGTCACTCTTCAGTAGAGACCCAAGCTTTGATAAGTCAGCCTCATCAAGAAAGTCAAAAAGTCACACATGGGATAAAACCTCATCTGAATGTATCACATCAAGGGAGTCTCTTGCAAGGTCCAAACCTTGGTGCTGTTTATGGAGAAAGTAATAAAATTATAGTCCCAAAGAAAACTTCTCAGAAACATTTGAAAGCTAATCGGCAAACTGTGACAGCTTCATTGCAGAATACAGAATTAGGCAGAAACTCTCAGACTCCTCCCTGGTATCAACCAATGGGGTCTCAGCCAAACATGGTGCATCAGGTTTCTCCCACTAACAAGCATCAGGAGGTCACCACCGGCATAGAACCTGATGTAAAGCCTCAAGAGTCTGATCTCCCCCCGCTCAATAGCTTTCATGAAACTTTCTCTGAGTGGTGCAGTGCCAAAGGTCAAAGGACACGCAGGTCACAGAAAAAGGTTGAGACTGTAAACAAAACAGAGGCCAGTCCAAGTAAGATAACTCCAGAATTTCTGAGCCTGTCACTGAAAGAAGCCTGGGGTAACTTAAGTAATGAAAAATGTGTGCTGATAGATAAGTGTGTTAGTGCATCGAATACATTAAAAGATGTTGGCAGTGATGTGCTCTCACAGTTAGACAGTCTGAGTCAAGCAGTCAAGAGTTTGTCAGTGAATGATACCAATAGATCATCAAAACCTCTGGATGCAAGTAAGGATTTTAATCCAACGCATGAAGAAAGTTGTGCTGGTAACGTTGCCAGCAATGAAAAGGACATTGATGTCAATATAGAAGATGGCTATGATGATATCAATGACTACATTGAAGACTCACCTTTGAACTTGGTGGAAAGTAGTTCCCACTTTGACAACTCTTACAGTACTGGTGACTCCTCAATAGCCTGCTGCAGTAGTGAAGAATCTATGGTGAACAAAtataacaaagacatttttggtGTGGGAGGTGAGAGTGAATTCACAGTAGACGTTCTAGCTCAAAGTGAGTTTCCTCAGTTGAAGCTGGATATTGTAACTGATCAGGTTACAGAAGAAGTTGTCAACACTCCTGCAACTGTTGTTAGTGCTTTTGAATTTAACCCTAGACCAGCTATGAACATCCAGGAGGAGGCTGTCAAATATTTCATGAATCCAGGAAGTGTTAGTAGCTCATCTAGCATCTCCACTCTTTCAAATGAGTCCAGCGATAAAGATGTTGACACCACTAGTTCCTTCATTGCTACCTCTTCATTGTCAACATCATCGTTATCTTCTGCTGACCATAATCTTATGCATGATCAACCTAAGACTTCATCGGATGCTTGCGTTGATGTAGATACCAACCATGTGAGTAGTTTTGCTGGCTCCACTGTTCAGACATGTTATCTGGCATCTCCTTTGGTCAGCTACACTGATTCTGAAGAGGAAGACCACTCTGCAACTGATGGACTTGGTGTAAGAGAGTCTAAACATGTGGAAGAAGGCAAAACAAATCCACCACATAGCGACTCTAATAACATGCTATTATCATCAGAACATAAAAACAGCGCAGAGAATTCTGCTTCAAGCAGGGAACAGAGTCCACCATCAGATAGAAACTCTCAGATAAAaccacaaaaaaagaaaagacaaagaaaagggaGACAAACTGAACCATTCATTGAAGACTCCCTGAAGGCAAAGTCTAAATTACAAAACTGGAGCACTTTTTACAAGCAGCACACAGATGGCCTGGCCCCCTCTGAAGAGACTCCCATCTTGGAAAAGATGCATCCATCCAGCAGTCCTGTGTCACCATTAACAGAAACCAAAGCATCTTCTACACAGAGTGAGCCATACATTTTTAGCCTCTTATACAAAGTCAACTCTAGCGCCTTCAATAAGTTCCAGCCTATAGATTTATCCCTGAGTAATATTACCCTAGTGAATGTTTCTTCCAGTGTCAATAGAAGAAAAAGTTCCAAAAATGAAGTCATCCTTAGAAAATCTGGCACCATGGACAGAAGCACCAACACAGATGATGCCTTGGAAAAAGAGGAAATTGATTTAGAGACATTGCAGAATTGTTTTCCAGAGTACTCTAAACGCCATTTAGAAGAGGTCATGAACCTTTATCACAATGACATTGAGTGGGTCAGCAGTTACCTATTGGAAGCTCCGGCATTCTCTGACCTGGTCAAAGATGAGAATTCTGAGGATCAGCTGCCTCCTGAAAAGCCAAAGATCAACACGTTAAAGTCTCTGGCAGAACTATGTAGCTCTGTTGCACGTCACAACAATCACTTAGATCAggatgacattgaaatgaaggTCATTCAGGCAGGAGAAAACAGGCTTCAGAAAATTGAGAGCTTTGGCAGGTCTCGCCTTCTTAGCACAGAAAGGGGCCAATACTACGACAGTTGGGAGGATCGCTTCGTACTAGAAGATTTTCAAGGAACAGTTGCAAGCAAAGATTGCTGGAGCAGTTCACCAATGACCCACTATAATGTAGATCCCCCAAACTATAATATTTTTAGTAATATAGCAAAAACTCCAAACAATGATGTGGAGACATCATCTAACTCATCAAGAGAAGATAACCTAGTCTCATATTGTATTCTATCTGGGCGCGGTGGAGATACCACTACAGATCCTACTGACCAGCCTTATCAAACTGAGGCCAAAACATCACAGGACATGCCAGTACTTCCTATCAACTTGATCAGATCTCTAGAACAGTTGTATGGCTCCTTGGATTTACCTCTTGATAATGAAG GTTTCACTCTGGATGACAAAACTGCCAGGAAGATTCACAAATGCCTGAAGCTGTTTTCTGTGAAGAAGGTTATTAAAGTTACCCCTGACATTAAAGAGCGGCAGTTGAAAAATG ATGAAGCTTTAGCTCGAGCTctccaagaaaaagaaaatgccaAAAGTGCTTCAAAAAATACCCAGAAAACATCATTGAATCAAAATCATAGTGTTCCTGGCTGGACCAATCAGAGACCACCATGGATGTATGAATCTACAAATTCCCCTagttcagaaatgaagatcTCAGGCAATAACAGTAGCTCTTTGAATCTCAATAGGCCAGGATCTGTTGCAGACACATTAAATTTATTGAGAGGAACAGTGGGGAAAAAAGTAAAGccatttaaatttcaaaaaaagatgCCGAGAATTGCAATGAAATCTG TTTGGTCTGGGGTGAAGAGAAGGCATCAGGCAGACTCTTTACTTTCTATCATGGAGGAAGAGAAGGCAAGGGAGGAAAGCCAAAAAGAGCAG ATTATCAGAGTTGTATGTACTTTAAAGAGTTGTATGTACTTTAAAGAGTTGTTTGTAACATTGAGCTCAGTTCTTGTTAAACCTGCATTTTACTTTTAG